In Gopherus flavomarginatus isolate rGopFla2 chromosome 1, rGopFla2.mat.asm, whole genome shotgun sequence, a single genomic region encodes these proteins:
- the RBBP7 gene encoding histone-binding protein RBBP7, whose product MANKEMFEDTVEERVINEEYKIWKKNTPFLYDLVMTHALEWPSLTVQWLPDVTRPEGKDYALHWLVLGTHTSDEQNHLVVARVQIPNDDAQFDASHYDSEKGEFGGFGSVTGKIETEIKINHEGEVNRARYMPQNPCIIATKTPSSDVLVFDYTKHPSKPDPSGECNPDLRLRGHQKEGYGLSWNSNLSGHLLSASDDHTVCLWDISAGPKEGKVVDAKAIFTGHSAVVEDVAWHLLHESLFGSVADDQKLMIWDTRSNTTSKPSHSVDAHTAEVNCLSFNPYSEFILATGSADKTVALWDLRNLKLKLHSFESHKDEIFQVHWSPHNETILASSGTDRRLNVWDLSKIGEEQSAEDAEDGPPELLFIHGGHTAKISDFSWNPNEPWVICSVSEDNIMQIWQMAENIYNDEEPDIAASELEGQGT is encoded by the exons ATGGCGAATAAAGAGA TGTTCGAGGACACCGTGGAGGAGCGTGTCATCAACGAAGAGTACAAAATCTGGAAGAAGAACACCCCGTTCCTGTATGACCTGGTGATGACCCACGCCCTCGAGTGGCCCAGCCTCACTGTGCAGTGGCTGCCTGATGTAACGAG ACCTGAAGGAAAGGATTATGCCCTTCATTGGCTAGTGTTGGGAACACATACCTCTGATGAGCAGAACCATTTGGTTGTTGCAAGGGTCCAGATTCCTAATGATGATGCTCAGTTTGATGCTTCTCACTATGATAGTGAGAAAGGAG aatttGGCGGCTTTGGATCTGTGACTGGTAAAattgaaactgaaattaaaattaacCATGAAGGTGAAGTAAATCGTGCTCGCTACATGCCCCAGAACCCCTGCATCATCGCTACAAAAACTCCTTCCTCTGATGTGCTGGTTTTTGATTACACTAAACATCCATCTAAACCAG ACCCAAGTGGAGAATGTAATCCTGACCTTAGGCTAAGAGGACATCAAAAAGAAGGCTATGGTTTATCATGGAATTCCAATTTGAGTGGACATCTTCTCAGTGCATCTGATGATCAT ACTGTTTGTCTGTGGGATATAAGTGCAGGACCAAAAGAAGGCAAAGTTGTTGATGCTAAAGCAATCTTTACTGGACATTCTGCAGTAGTAGAAGATGTGGCATGGCATCTGCTTCATGAATCTTTATTTGGATCAGTTGCTGATGATCAGAAGCTTATGAT TTGGGACACGAGGTCCAATACTACATCCAAGCCAAGTCATTCTGTAGATGCCCATACAGCTGAGGTCAACTGCCTGTCCTTCAATCCCTACAGCGAGTTCATTCTAGCAACTGGTTCTGCTGACAAG ACTGTGGCTTTGTGGGATctacgaaaccttaaattaaaactTCATTCTTTTGAGTCTCATAAGGATGAAATCTTTCAG GTTCACTGGTCTCCTCATAATGAAACAATTCTTGCTTCAAGTGGGACTGATCGTCGGCTAAATGTATGGGATCTAAG TAAAATTGGAGAAGAACAATCTGCAGAGGATGCAGAAGATGGGCCTCCTGAACTTTTG TTTATTCATGGAGGACACACTGCAAAGATTTCAGATTTTAGTTGGAACCCTAATGAACCCTGGGTAATCTGCTCTGTATCTGAGGACAACATAATGCAAATATGGCAAATG